One [Clostridium] saccharolyticum WM1 DNA segment encodes these proteins:
- a CDS encoding PTS transporter subunit EIIC, with protein sequence MKEKKSLINIVIDGISGIFQPIINLLSSAGILKGILAILTASNIVPGSSETYLVLNAMADSLFYFLPMVLAFTAAKKFGADPFTAVVIGGVLLYPSLTSVFESGTHILFAGIPINAVIYHNGVIPIILAVGLLVYVERLVYKILPDLIKSFFAPLICIVAVGLVTLFLFGPIGNVIGDGVAAAYEFVYKISPVAAGAILGAVIQPMVIFGFHWSLVLVAMNNISVKGSDTILALIGPAVFAQAGAALAVCLKSKDKKFRSLCLSAVLSACFGVTEPAMFGVNLPLKKPMIAVCIGGGVGGAVAGLSGAQAMTFAFPSLITLPVFLGRGFVLFVASCLISFITAFLLTLFLKVEGPAV encoded by the coding sequence ATGAAAGAAAAAAAGTCTTTAATCAATATTGTGATCGATGGGATTTCCGGAATTTTTCAGCCAATTATCAACTTGTTAAGCTCAGCCGGAATATTAAAAGGCATATTGGCCATTCTCACAGCATCAAATATAGTGCCGGGATCAAGTGAGACCTATTTGGTGCTGAATGCCATGGCAGACAGCCTGTTTTATTTCCTGCCCATGGTTCTGGCATTTACAGCAGCTAAAAAATTTGGTGCAGATCCGTTTACTGCTGTGGTCATCGGAGGAGTGCTTTTGTATCCTTCCTTAACATCCGTATTTGAGTCAGGTACTCACATCCTTTTTGCAGGAATCCCAATAAATGCGGTCATCTATCATAACGGCGTGATCCCCATTATTCTTGCGGTGGGGCTGCTTGTATATGTAGAACGTCTGGTATATAAAATATTGCCGGATTTAATCAAAAGTTTTTTTGCACCGCTCATCTGCATTGTGGCAGTTGGACTGGTTACCTTATTTCTATTCGGACCTATAGGAAATGTAATAGGAGACGGCGTGGCTGCCGCTTATGAATTCGTATATAAGATCAGCCCTGTGGCTGCCGGGGCAATTTTAGGAGCAGTGATCCAGCCAATGGTCATTTTTGGCTTTCACTGGAGCCTTGTGCTTGTGGCAATGAACAACATTTCTGTAAAGGGTTCTGATACCATATTGGCCCTGATCGGGCCGGCGGTATTTGCCCAGGCCGGTGCGGCACTTGCAGTGTGTTTGAAAAGCAAGGATAAAAAGTTCCGGTCCCTTTGCCTGTCCGCAGTATTGTCCGCCTGCTTTGGAGTTACGGAACCGGCCATGTTCGGCGTAAATCTGCCGTTAAAGAAACCTATGATCGCAGTTTGCATTGGCGGCGGTGTGGGGGGAGCCGTAGCAGGGCTTTCAGGAGCCCAGGCCATGACCTTCGCTTTTCCAAGTCTTATTACTTTGCCTGTTTTTCTGGGCAGGGGATTTGTTTTGTTTGTGGCAAGCTGTCTAATTAGTTTTATTACAGCGTTTTTACTGACGCTTTTCCTGAAAGTGGAAGGTCCTGCCGTTTAA
- a CDS encoding DUF7601 domain-containing protein, producing the protein MIKKKQRRLVSWLMVLMIVLHVFSPFQHVWAEGLDAKEDRVIEISNHDNVASGSQANKPEPSAEEETGVPEDHSGFEEGQTEEPAAATDSNASNPSGSVSLLPVPELLEAAALAGAKDVTGLLKDLNISVTQNGLPVTEITAGQNFTVDGSFKVPVEGDGISDPDQYVSFGDFAVLQLDQSVTVIGSVDFDLMFDGDKVGTLSFTAGSTEVTIVFDGEVLNEPGITNVNCDFGITMKYTGTDVTEENPRDNVWILGKQFTVKAAEVPITQTQTKSGKLSDDKTQIEWTVTVNAKKSGDISLLGYEFQDNLTNIGEYVEDTFKVNGIEPSPKVIPDADNVLSYVFGDVKGEQVVTFRTKIPADTLITGGIIKNTAKFGKDTLIHTNTAQISIQKKTLIEKSGVAGDGLSGGTYDPSNRTITWTITVNQDQIPLQDLTITDQLPTSPAGLSWKSAKWEYESAADTWDELTAGGGLTDVPSYGAEPLGGAYKLTGTTSKKVRLTIVCDVANDAFVGTVKNYHNTASLTWTGKPGGNFTDSADVGIGIDGLTKGYVETDYASRQIQWTATVDLKNQTGFTSKNDIRVYDLLIYGQSGTFDKSASNLESLLPVNFDLTNLIPKYGQKVIDNSWPAGLTYHTEPVTVNGGRVGDLLVVEGFDTDKAYTFTFKTQVLDPNIYAANADRTIDNTASLYYGAIYLDSGNAATTYKSSVLSKQVYQSGTSAVGNSGNAFNPLDKTAVFRLNINGDGHDLTGAATANGTLGRVTVTDTLPDGWSFVDFDPGVTYQIYTSIGNNPVADPSDILESAAISGTNASFVFKKLEKAYYILVKAKLSDEKYMEYLKTSYANGKSDSYQTATNNVTLTAEGDTGWNPTKTATVFIPTQFLVKNINTGKNPLEWTIKFNPYDLPGFSNIKITDTIPEGLELPFERNGSLDLTAFTITEFDHMVNGTFPASGGTVLTLQQLQERLSYDKASRELSFTLTDGKLYQIVYTTEVTGNVGNNLKNQVKVTGSSIDGTGTNASYQVDSSHASATLERNGYLDIRKVNAQNQIIHGAVFTLYTDKELQDPVRTSTVRPDGTLRILPIPAPKAYGDPAFTYYLKETKVPDTYESDDMVYVVTVEKNAGNKVVTAVAGKSAGAVLTVVNYQPDTVGNLTIRKTVDGNGGDTGKDFNFTIQLTGTNVDGTYNYIGSGNKENGQLTITGGLGTIQLKHKESITITGLPKDTSYLVTEDSYSADGYQSEGTGTSGTIKADQVHMAEFTNTKFLPGRLTIKKTVAGNSGETGPFDFTVSFQKPDGAADNNFYSFTGTGGIPNGTIQSGGTVSLSGGQSVTITGLPKDTSYSVTENDYSANGYSTASTGSSGIVRTDEEQTASFVNTKTMPGSLTISKTVAGTSTTKKFDFKVIFTKPDKTVDTAPYKFTGRGEFPTDEIRSGDTISLADGENITITGLPDGTGYQVTEADYSSERYTTAKTGDIGTIDTLKTSVAAFTNTYRRSSSGGGGGGGGEPKPQQPAPTTPAGPGVPTPAPSLTPAPSPTLKPREEMTPQELYDVYGEVPLGYLIGVDGQLIPLGLPKTGDDRAGGIVIYGLLCISVLLGMAACESLLRKKFTGN; encoded by the coding sequence TTGATAAAGAAGAAGCAAAGAAGGCTGGTAAGCTGGCTGATGGTACTGATGATCGTTTTACATGTATTTTCACCGTTTCAACATGTATGGGCCGAGGGGCTTGATGCAAAGGAAGACCGCGTGATCGAGATCAGTAACCATGATAATGTCGCTTCCGGCAGTCAGGCAAACAAGCCGGAGCCTTCCGCAGAGGAGGAAACCGGTGTTCCGGAAGATCATAGCGGATTCGAGGAAGGCCAGACAGAAGAACCTGCTGCTGCCACAGATTCCAATGCTTCCAATCCTTCCGGCAGCGTAAGCCTGCTGCCGGTTCCTGAACTGCTGGAGGCAGCAGCTCTGGCCGGGGCAAAGGATGTAACAGGATTGCTCAAGGATCTGAACATATCAGTCACACAAAATGGCTTACCGGTTACAGAAATAACCGCAGGACAGAATTTTACTGTGGATGGTTCTTTTAAAGTACCGGTAGAAGGAGATGGCATAAGCGATCCTGATCAATACGTCAGCTTTGGCGACTTCGCAGTCCTGCAGCTGGATCAATCCGTTACTGTGATCGGTTCTGTAGATTTTGATTTGATGTTCGACGGAGATAAGGTAGGAACCCTTAGCTTTACTGCCGGTTCAACAGAGGTAACGATTGTATTTGATGGAGAGGTGCTTAATGAACCAGGCATAACAAACGTTAACTGTGATTTTGGCATCACCATGAAATACACCGGTACAGACGTTACGGAAGAAAATCCGAGAGACAATGTCTGGATCTTAGGCAAGCAGTTTACAGTCAAAGCGGCGGAGGTTCCAATTACCCAGACCCAGACAAAAAGCGGCAAGCTTTCTGATGACAAGACACAAATTGAATGGACGGTTACCGTAAATGCGAAAAAAAGCGGTGACATTTCTTTATTGGGCTATGAATTCCAGGATAATTTAACAAATATTGGGGAGTACGTGGAAGATACCTTCAAGGTCAATGGAATTGAGCCGTCTCCAAAGGTCATTCCTGATGCAGATAACGTACTTTCTTATGTGTTTGGAGATGTAAAAGGAGAACAAGTCGTCACCTTCCGCACAAAAATTCCTGCGGATACGCTCATTACCGGCGGTATCATAAAAAATACCGCAAAGTTCGGAAAGGATACACTGATCCATACAAATACAGCGCAAATCTCCATTCAGAAAAAAACGCTGATTGAAAAAAGCGGAGTTGCCGGAGACGGGTTAAGCGGAGGTACCTATGATCCTAGCAACCGCACCATCACATGGACGATCACTGTTAACCAGGATCAGATCCCCTTACAGGATCTGACCATCACGGATCAGCTGCCCACCAGCCCGGCCGGTTTAAGCTGGAAATCAGCGAAGTGGGAATATGAATCAGCAGCAGACACATGGGATGAACTGACCGCAGGCGGCGGGCTTACTGATGTGCCTTCCTATGGGGCGGAACCTTTGGGCGGAGCATATAAGCTGACCGGAACTACCAGTAAAAAAGTGCGGCTGACGATCGTATGTGATGTCGCAAATGATGCCTTTGTGGGCACTGTAAAGAACTACCATAACACTGCATCACTGACATGGACCGGCAAACCCGGCGGAAATTTTACCGATTCCGCTGATGTAGGCATTGGCATTGACGGCCTTACAAAAGGCTATGTAGAAACAGATTATGCCAGCCGTCAAATCCAATGGACAGCAACCGTAGACTTAAAAAACCAGACAGGATTTACCAGCAAAAACGACATCAGGGTATACGACTTGTTGATTTACGGTCAATCCGGAACCTTTGACAAGAGTGCCAGTAATCTGGAATCACTGCTTCCGGTTAATTTTGATCTTACAAACCTTATACCAAAATACGGCCAGAAAGTCATTGATAACAGCTGGCCAGCCGGCCTCACCTACCATACAGAGCCCGTTACCGTAAACGGCGGCCGGGTTGGCGACCTTCTTGTTGTCGAAGGCTTTGATACCGATAAGGCATATACCTTTACCTTTAAAACCCAGGTTCTTGACCCAAACATTTATGCGGCAAATGCAGACCGAACGATTGACAACACTGCTTCCCTTTATTACGGGGCCATCTATCTGGATAGCGGCAATGCTGCAACTACCTATAAAAGCAGCGTATTAAGCAAACAGGTATATCAGTCAGGAACCAGTGCTGTGGGGAATAGCGGAAATGCTTTTAATCCCCTGGATAAGACAGCAGTATTCCGCCTGAATATTAATGGAGACGGTCATGACCTGACCGGTGCGGCTACCGCAAACGGAACACTCGGCAGGGTGACTGTGACAGATACATTGCCGGATGGCTGGTCCTTTGTGGACTTTGATCCCGGTGTAACATACCAGATCTATACCAGCATCGGCAACAATCCGGTGGCGGATCCCTCAGACATTCTGGAAAGCGCTGCTATATCCGGCACAAACGCATCGTTTGTATTTAAGAAGCTGGAAAAGGCTTACTACATTTTAGTAAAGGCAAAGCTTTCCGATGAAAAGTATATGGAATACTTAAAGACTTCCTATGCCAATGGAAAATCCGATTCCTACCAGACAGCAACCAACAATGTGACGCTGACTGCAGAAGGAGACACTGGCTGGAATCCCACAAAAACAGCAACGGTTTTCATACCTACCCAATTTCTTGTAAAAAATATAAACACAGGCAAGAATCCGCTTGAGTGGACTATCAAGTTCAATCCTTATGATTTACCGGGCTTTTCGAATATTAAAATTACGGATACAATTCCCGAAGGGCTTGAGCTTCCCTTTGAACGGAACGGCTCCCTGGATCTTACCGCTTTTACCATCACAGAGTTTGACCATATGGTAAACGGGACATTCCCTGCCTCAGGAGGAACGGTTCTGACGCTCCAGCAGCTGCAGGAAAGACTTTCCTATGATAAGGCTTCCCGGGAGCTGTCCTTTACACTCACAGACGGCAAGCTGTATCAAATCGTTTATACCACCGAAGTAACCGGCAATGTCGGCAACAATTTAAAGAATCAGGTTAAAGTAACAGGCAGCTCGATCGACGGTACAGGCACCAATGCTTCCTACCAGGTAGATAGTTCCCATGCCAGTGCCACTCTGGAACGGAACGGCTACCTGGACATCCGCAAGGTCAATGCCCAGAATCAGATCATTCATGGCGCAGTGTTTACCTTATATACGGATAAGGAGCTGCAAGACCCGGTCCGTACCAGTACTGTACGTCCCGACGGGACCCTGCGGATCCTTCCCATCCCTGCGCCAAAAGCTTACGGCGATCCTGCGTTTACCTACTATTTAAAGGAAACTAAGGTTCCTGATACCTATGAATCAGACGATATGGTTTATGTTGTGACAGTTGAAAAGAATGCAGGCAACAAGGTCGTCACTGCAGTGGCAGGTAAATCAGCAGGAGCAGTTCTTACTGTAGTGAACTATCAGCCAGACACCGTGGGGAATCTGACCATCCGAAAGACAGTTGACGGCAATGGGGGGGACACCGGCAAAGATTTTAACTTTACCATTCAGCTAACAGGAACAAATGTTGACGGTACTTATAATTACATTGGGTCCGGCAATAAGGAAAACGGGCAGCTTACTATAACAGGCGGCCTAGGAACCATTCAGCTTAAGCACAAGGAAAGCATTACGATCACCGGACTTCCAAAGGATACCTCCTATCTGGTAACCGAAGACAGCTATTCCGCTGATGGATATCAGTCGGAAGGCACCGGCACTTCCGGTACCATCAAAGCGGATCAGGTGCATATGGCCGAATTTACTAATACAAAGTTCCTGCCCGGAAGACTGACTATCAAAAAAACAGTGGCAGGAAACAGCGGGGAAACCGGTCCCTTTGATTTCACGGTAAGCTTTCAGAAACCGGATGGAGCAGCAGATAATAACTTTTATAGTTTTACCGGTACTGGAGGAATCCCAAACGGTACCATTCAAAGCGGCGGTACTGTTTCCCTATCCGGCGGGCAGAGTGTCACTATTACCGGACTGCCAAAGGATACCTCCTATTCTGTAACCGAAAATGATTATTCCGCAAACGGATATTCTACTGCCTCTACCGGCTCATCCGGCATTGTCAGGACAGACGAGGAGCAGACAGCTTCCTTTGTCAATACAAAGACCATGCCCGGCAGCCTGACCATCAGCAAAACTGTTGCAGGAACAAGTACCACAAAGAAATTTGATTTTAAGGTGATCTTTACTAAGCCAGACAAAACAGTTGATACGGCCCCATACAAATTCACCGGAAGGGGAGAATTTCCAACCGATGAAATCAGGAGCGGTGATACAATTTCTCTCGCTGACGGGGAGAATATCACCATTACCGGACTGCCTGACGGCACCGGATATCAGGTGACAGAAGCTGATTATTCTTCTGAAAGGTACACCACAGCCAAAACAGGGGACATTGGAACGATTGATACACTTAAGACATCGGTTGCCGCATTTACCAACACCTACCGAAGATCCTCAAGCGGCGGCGGTGGCGGTGGCGGCGGTGAACCCAAACCCCAGCAGCCGGCTCCCACAACCCCGGCCGGACCAGGCGTACCAACCCCGGCACCATCCCTAACCCCGGCACCATCCCCAACGCTAAAACCCAGAGAGGAAATGACTCCCCAGGAACTGTATGACGTTTACGGTGAAGTGCCACTAGGATACTTGATAGGCGTGGATGGGCAGCTTATCCCTCTTGGCCTTCCAAAAACCGGCGATGACAGAGCCGGCGGAATCGTAATTTACGGCCTGCTCTGCATCTCGGTGCTTTTAGGTATGGCAGCTTGTGAAAGCCTGCTGCGGAAAAAGTTTACTGGCAATTAA
- a CDS encoding ABC transporter substrate-binding protein, with amino-acid sequence MRNWRKRLCISTALAALVAAAVIYHGQQKETVLEFGMFTGSNWDVASANSFKIIDKAIMRFEESHPNVKIHYYSGIAKEDYSEWCARKLLEGKMPDVFMILDSDFDKFTSLGVMKDLDEMMSEDAGFQKEDFFTTALNTGRRNGRQYALPYETVPTLMFVNKSLLAKERIPMPKEDWTWEDMNEICRKVTKDTDKDGLLDQFGTYNYSWRDAFYTSGGKLYDENQDQLSFTDSRVLDAIKYIKRLNDLNQGQSVTQEDFNEGRVAFMPLTFAEYRTYKTYPYRIKKYTRFQWDCITFPSGREGENISKVDALLMGINSKTKHDKLAWEFLKQLTYTEEMQMDVFLYSQGVPALKSVASSKEGANIIQEDMDEGEQVISSTLLYNVIEDGIIEPKLLQYQQVMNLADGEVSKILQENKNVDSSMKIFQRTVSKFLQQQK; translated from the coding sequence ATGAGGAATTGGAGAAAACGCCTTTGCATCAGTACCGCCTTAGCTGCCCTGGTAGCAGCGGCGGTGATTTACCATGGTCAGCAAAAGGAAACGGTTCTGGAATTCGGTATGTTCACGGGAAGCAACTGGGATGTGGCCAGTGCCAACAGCTTTAAGATCATAGACAAGGCAATCATGCGTTTTGAAGAGTCACATCCGAATGTGAAGATCCATTACTACAGCGGAATCGCAAAAGAGGACTACTCCGAATGGTGTGCCCGAAAGCTTTTGGAGGGGAAGATGCCGGATGTGTTCATGATTCTGGATTCGGACTTTGACAAGTTTACTTCCCTGGGAGTAATGAAGGATTTAGACGAAATGATGTCAGAAGATGCCGGGTTTCAGAAAGAGGATTTTTTTACCACGGCCTTAAATACTGGCCGGCGCAACGGGCGCCAGTATGCCCTTCCCTATGAGACGGTCCCGACTCTCATGTTTGTAAACAAGTCCCTGTTGGCAAAGGAGAGGATCCCGATGCCTAAGGAGGACTGGACCTGGGAAGATATGAATGAAATCTGCAGGAAGGTGACAAAGGATACGGATAAGGATGGACTTCTGGATCAGTTTGGTACTTATAATTATAGCTGGCGGGATGCCTTTTACACCAGCGGGGGAAAACTGTATGACGAAAACCAGGACCAGCTTTCCTTTACAGACAGCCGGGTGCTGGATGCCATTAAATATATCAAGCGGCTCAATGACTTAAATCAGGGACAGAGTGTTACTCAGGAAGATTTTAATGAAGGAAGAGTAGCCTTCATGCCTTTGACCTTTGCAGAATACCGGACCTATAAGACCTATCCCTACCGGATCAAAAAATACACAAGGTTTCAATGGGACTGCATCACCTTTCCTTCCGGAAGGGAAGGGGAAAACATATCTAAGGTGGATGCCCTTTTGATGGGGATCAACAGTAAGACTAAGCATGATAAGCTGGCCTGGGAATTTTTAAAGCAGCTGACTTATACGGAAGAAATGCAGATGGATGTGTTCCTCTATTCCCAGGGAGTTCCTGCTTTAAAAAGCGTGGCATCCTCTAAAGAGGGGGCGAATATCATACAGGAAGATATGGATGAGGGGGAACAGGTAATCAGCAGTACTCTGCTGTATAATGTTATAGAGGACGGCATCATTGAGCCTAAGCTTCTGCAGTACCAGCAGGTTATGAATCTGGCTGATGGAGAGGTATCCAAGATCTTACAGGAGAATAAAAACGTTGACAGCAGCATGAAAATATTTCAGAGGACGGTCAGCAAGTTTTTGCAGCAGCAGAAATAA
- a CDS encoding response regulator transcription factor, with protein sequence MIKVLIADDQELIRQSLQIVLNSRQDMTVTDVAADGQEVIRCVRKNVPDVILMDVRMPKMDGVQCTKIIKESYPQIKIIILTTFDDDEYVYNALKYGASGYMLKGVSMDELVGAITTVYNGWAMINPDIAAKVLRFFSQMAQADDTISVREKDMEELTRTEWKIIAQVEKGASNKEIAKNLNLSEGTVRNYLSTILNKLDLRDRTQLAIWAVQTNVRKRVET encoded by the coding sequence ATGATTAAAGTATTGATCGCAGATGATCAGGAGTTGATCCGCCAGAGCCTGCAGATCGTGTTAAACAGCAGGCAGGACATGACAGTGACTGATGTGGCCGCAGACGGCCAGGAGGTGATCCGGTGCGTGAGAAAGAATGTGCCGGATGTGATCTTAATGGATGTGCGGATGCCCAAGATGGACGGAGTGCAGTGCACAAAGATCATCAAGGAAAGCTATCCCCAGATCAAGATCATCATTCTGACTACCTTTGATGATGATGAATACGTGTATAACGCTTTAAAATACGGAGCCAGCGGCTATATGCTAAAAGGTGTTTCCATGGACGAGCTGGTAGGTGCAATAACCACGGTTTACAATGGCTGGGCCATGATCAATCCGGACATTGCGGCAAAGGTGCTGCGATTCTTTTCTCAGATGGCTCAGGCAGATGATACCATATCCGTCAGGGAAAAGGACATGGAGGAACTGACCAGAACCGAATGGAAGATCATTGCCCAGGTGGAGAAGGGGGCCAGCAATAAGGAGATAGCAAAGAACTTGAATCTTTCCGAAGGAACGGTCCGCAATTATTTGAGCACCATCTTGAACAAGCTGGATTTAAGGGACAGGACCCAGCTTGCCATATGGGCGGTACAGACCAACGTAAGGAAGCGGGTAGAGACTTAA
- a CDS encoding sensor histidine kinase: protein METKKYNGGIRLLQVGILALNMISVMGLSIFIYWTIEKIRRAYAAREFLNEIQAVVWYPFAKIWLCALLLGLLTLSMVIRDRLFPNNSKVVLTSLVADFAICFGIIILLNFNYNGILLLVFSNVIMYVKNGKSRYILAAVAIGSFILADYELLSISYRLYSIQDYISYYSASVQQYLLSVYNILISLNVILFVVYCVNIINEQQGNLDEIHGLNEKLQEVNEQLQKYSLMAEKMAETRERNRLAREIHDTLGHTLTGIAAGIDACLAIIGTSPDQTRKQLELISKVTRDGIKDIRRSVSELRPDALERFSLDYAINKMVTDINAVSETRVYFDCRVQNLKFDEDEENAIYRVVQEGITNAIRHGHAREIWITIKRENQDILIQIKDNGIGCEEMKNGFGTKHMKERIRMLNGAVTFDGSNGFIVNARIPIRRGETYD from the coding sequence ATGGAGACGAAAAAATATAACGGAGGGATCCGCCTTCTTCAGGTAGGAATCCTGGCATTGAACATGATATCAGTCATGGGGCTCAGCATTTTTATTTACTGGACAATTGAAAAAATCCGCAGAGCCTATGCAGCAAGAGAATTCTTAAATGAGATCCAGGCCGTTGTCTGGTATCCCTTTGCAAAGATCTGGCTCTGCGCCCTTTTATTGGGACTGCTGACCTTAAGTATGGTGATCCGGGACCGATTGTTTCCCAATAACAGCAAGGTTGTCCTTACCAGCCTGGTGGCGGATTTCGCCATTTGCTTTGGGATCATCATTCTTTTAAACTTTAATTATAACGGGATCCTTCTTCTGGTATTTTCCAACGTCATCATGTATGTGAAGAACGGAAAATCCAGGTATATCCTGGCTGCTGTTGCCATCGGAAGCTTTATACTTGCTGATTATGAGCTTTTGTCTATTTCCTACCGCCTGTATTCCATCCAGGATTATATATCCTATTACAGCGCTTCGGTCCAGCAGTACCTTTTAAGTGTGTACAATATTTTAATATCCTTAAATGTTATTCTGTTTGTTGTGTATTGTGTCAACATCATCAACGAACAGCAGGGAAATTTAGATGAGATCCATGGTCTTAATGAAAAGCTTCAGGAGGTTAACGAGCAGCTTCAAAAATATTCCCTAATGGCAGAAAAAATGGCTGAGACAAGGGAGAGGAACCGTCTGGCCAGAGAGATCCATGACACCCTGGGGCATACCCTTACAGGGATTGCAGCGGGGATTGATGCCTGCCTTGCCATCATAGGGACTTCGCCGGACCAGACAAGGAAGCAGCTGGAACTGATTTCCAAGGTTACCAGGGATGGGATAAAGGATATCCGCCGTTCGGTCAGCGAATTAAGGCCTGATGCCCTGGAACGCTTCAGCCTGGATTATGCCATTAATAAGATGGTCACGGATATTAATGCGGTTTCGGAAACAAGGGTTTATTTTGACTGCAGGGTCCAGAACTTAAAATTTGATGAGGATGAGGAAAATGCCATTTACAGGGTTGTTCAGGAAGGGATCACCAATGCCATACGCCACGGACACGCCAGGGAGATATGGATCACCATAAAAAGAGAGAATCAGGATATTCTGATCCAGATTAAGGACAACGGAATCGGCTGTGAGGAAATGAAAAACGGCTTCGGAACAAAGCACATGAAAGAACGGATCAGAATGTTAAACGGGGCTGTGACTTTTGATGGAAGCAATGGGTTTATCGTCAACGCCAGGATACCAATACGAAGGGGGGAGACCTATGATTAA
- a CDS encoding sugar ABC transporter substrate-binding protein: MKVRTGSFFLVIGILALLTGCQGKEGGPKQHETLLFGATYMTRNNPYFDVLNQGIEEVVEANGDILLTRDPLQDQEKQNEQILELIDEGICMLFLNPVDWEAVSPALDACKEAGVAVINVDTVVKDRDSVVSIIETDNYQAGQLCALDMMKRKKSANIIILDNPIQMSITYRAQGFTDAIAGNDSYRVVYRHAAGGEIEVSSKVMEEILRANIDFDVILGGNDPTALGALAALQQARKEEGVLIYGIDGSPDFKAILDMGYVTGTSAQSPKSIGRVAAETAYRYLAGETVEKYISLPSTLITRDNLNHYEIDGWQ, encoded by the coding sequence ATGAAGGTGAGAACAGGATCATTCTTTCTGGTCATAGGGATATTGGCTCTGCTGACCGGCTGCCAGGGGAAGGAGGGGGGACCAAAGCAGCATGAAACCCTTCTTTTCGGGGCTACCTATATGACCAGGAATAACCCCTATTTTGATGTGCTGAATCAGGGGATCGAAGAGGTGGTAGAGGCTAACGGGGATATTCTTCTCACCAGAGACCCTCTTCAGGACCAGGAGAAACAGAATGAACAGATTCTGGAGCTGATCGATGAGGGAATCTGCATGCTGTTTTTAAACCCTGTGGATTGGGAGGCGGTTTCTCCGGCCCTTGACGCATGCAAAGAGGCAGGGGTTGCAGTCATCAATGTGGATACCGTAGTAAAGGACAGGGATTCGGTCGTATCCATCATAGAGACGGATAATTACCAGGCAGGGCAGCTTTGTGCCCTGGATATGATGAAGCGGAAGAAATCTGCAAATATCATAATTCTGGACAATCCCATACAAATGTCCATCACCTACCGTGCCCAGGGCTTTACCGATGCCATCGCAGGCAATGACAGCTACCGGGTGGTGTACCGCCATGCGGCTGGCGGGGAAATTGAGGTATCCTCCAAGGTAATGGAAGAAATTCTTAGGGCAAACATTGATTTTGACGTGATCCTGGGGGGCAATGATCCTACGGCACTTGGTGCTCTGGCAGCCTTGCAGCAGGCCAGAAAGGAGGAGGGGGTACTGATCTATGGGATCGACGGTTCCCCGGATTTCAAGGCCATTCTGGATATGGGCTATGTGACGGGGACCAGCGCTCAAAGTCCCAAGTCCATCGGCAGGGTTGCGGCTGAAACGGCATACCGGTATCTGGCAGGGGAAACAGTGGAAAAATACATCAGCCTGCCCAGTACTCTGATCACAAGGGATAATCTCAATCATTACGAAATTGACGGCTGGCAGTAG